A portion of the Gasterosteus aculeatus chromosome 12, fGasAcu3.hap1.1, whole genome shotgun sequence genome contains these proteins:
- the LOC120812450 gene encoding kinesin-like protein KIF23 isoform X3, with amino-acid sequence MQRLNKGKTPRRPGPKKASNIEKDPVGVYCRIRPLGAENEECCVEMISSSTIQLHAPDGLKANRNGEYKETQYSFKKVFGINTTQMELFGDVSKPLIEDLIHCKNGLLFTYGVTGSGKTFTMTGSPGEGGLLPRCLDMLFNTIGPFQAKRFVFKPDEKNGMEIQGQVDALLERQKRDSQPSVPKTPSSRQRPDPEFADMISSEEACKSDNVDEDCCYSVFVSYIEIYNNYIYDLLEDAPFDPIRSKPPQSKILREDQNHNMYVAGCTEVEVKSTEEAFEIFWKGQKKRRIANTELNRESSRSHSVFTVKLAQAPLDADGDHILQDKNQVSVSQLCLVDLAGSERTSRTRAEGNRLREAGNINQSLMTLRTCMEVLRENQMCGTNKMVPYRDSKVTHLFKNYFDGEGKVRMIVCVNPKADDYEETMLVMRFAEMTQEVEVARPIDRPIYGLAAGRRHRARAFKDELSQRLEERGRPSSAVDDPALMNQLVESLPALPHFELLDPADDQSLPRLIEILERRLRVRQMMSEQFDKTATTLRSMVQQFDGQLNAKETFLQDQRCKLSEKEKIIISQKTELERLEKKSKTLEYKVDILQKTTDMYEQDKRSLRNELETREQRLQREQAERRRMEQRMQGMVTDTKHKWEKECERRVNAKQLEMQNKLWVKDEKLKQLKAIVSESSSGAGGGAAAAAGGGGGGFPPERPDKPERPSRERDHNMGRSASPSPLHELNHTPSHRTRGNVRADQDAHPDTSSSSSTTSSAYPSVASCISDWEHRFPVTAASHATHSGTPPCTSRTPAACRGASSVGRRRGHRWAAETEAAAPTVYGLDLEPGTRGNVFKTRGGGQAVQFTDTETLKQEWPLASSRKRRSGSGEGASQMEDIENRAPVASTSSGFGYQKRRKPY; translated from the exons atgcAGAGACTAAA CAAAGGGAAGACTCCTCGGAGACCGGGCCCTAAAAAGGCCTCCAACATAGAGAAAGATCCTGTCGGG GTGTACTGTCGAATACGTCCACTCGGAGCAGAAAATGAGGAGTGTTGCGTTGAGATGATCAGCAGCTCCACCATACAGCTCCACGCTCCCGATGGGCTCAAAGCAAACCGCAACGGGGAGTACAAAGAG ACACAgtactcatttaaaaaagtatttGGTATTAATACCACTCAAATGGAGCTGtttggggacgtttccaagccTCTGATAGAGGACCTTATTCATTGTAAAAATG GGCTGCTGTTTACGTACGGTGTCACTGGAAGCGGTAAGACCTTCACCATGACCGGCTCACCTGGTGAGGGGGGGCTCCTCCCCCGCTGTCTAGATATGCTCTTCAACACCATCGGCCCCTTTCAGGCCAAAAGATTT GTGTTTAAACCGGATGAAAAAAACGGGATGGAGATCCAGGGTCAAGTTGATGCTCTCCTGGAGAGACAGAAGCGAGACAGTCAGCCGTCGGTGCCCAAAACGCCATCCTCCAG GCAGAGGCCCGACCCGGAGTTTGCGGATATGATCAGCTCAGAGGAGGCGTGCAAATCCGACAATGTGGACGAAGACTGTTGTTACAGCGTTTTTGTGTCCTACATCGAGATCTACAACAACTATATCTACGATCTCCTCGAAGATGCTCCGTTCGACCCCATCCGTTCAAA ACCGCCTCAATCCAAGATTCTCCGAGAAGATCAGAACCACAACATGTACGTGGCGGGCTGCACAGAAGTGGAGGTCAAATCGACGGAGGAGGCCTTTGAAATCTTTTGGAAAG gACAGAAGAAAAGGCGCATAGCAAACACTGAGCTTAACCGAGAATCCAGCCGCTCCCACAGCGTGTTCACGGTGAAGTTGGCCCAGGCGCCGCTCGATGCGGACGGGGACCACATTCTGCAG GACAAAAACCAGGTGAGCGTGAGCCAGCTGTGTCTGGTGGACCTGGCCGGCAGCGAACGCACCAGCAGAACCAGAGCGGAGGGAAACCGTCTCCGCGAAGCAG GCAACATCAACCAGTCCTTGATGACACTGCGCACATGCATGGAAGTCCTGCGTGAAAACCAGATGTGTGGAACTAATAAG ATGGTGCCATACAGGGACTCTAAAGTcacacatctgtttaaaaactACTTTGACGGAGAAGGAAAAGTCAGGATGATTGTGTGCGTCAACCCAAAGGCCGACGACTATGAAGAAACTATG cTGGTAATGCGATTTGCGGAGATGAcccaggaggtggaggtggcgcGGCCCATCGACCGGCCGATCTACGGCCTGGCTGCAGGTCGCAGACACCGAGCCCGGGCCTTCAAGGACGAGCTGTCGCAGCGTCTGGAAGAGCGAGGCCGTCCAAGCAGTGCCG TAGACGACCCGGCTCTCATGAATCAGCTGGTGGAAAGCCTTCCGGCTCTGCCTCACTTTGAGCTGCTGGACCCGGCAGACGATCAGTCGCTGCCTCGCCTCATCGAGATCCTGGAACGGAGGCTTCGTGTCCGTCAGATGATGTCGGAGCAATTTGACAAAACCG CCACCACGCTGAGGTCTATGGTTCAGCAGTTTGACGGTCAGTTAAATGCGAAAGAGACGTTCCTCCAAGATCAACGGTGCAAACTGAGCGAGAAAGAAAAGATCATCATCAGCCAGAAGACGGAGCTGGAACGATTAGAGAAAAAATCCAAGACGCTGGAATACAAG GTGGACATCCTGCAGAAGACCACGGACATGTACGAGCAGGACAAGCGATCGCTTCGGAACGAGCTGGAGACGCGAGAGCAGCGGCTGCAGAGGGAGCAGGCGGAGAGGAGGCGCATGGAGCAGCGCATGCAGGGCATGGTGACCGACACCAAGCACAAGTGGGAGAAGGAGTGT GAGAGAAGAGTGAACGCCAAGCAGCTGGAGATGCAAAACAAGTTGTGGGTGAAGGATGAAAagctgaagcagctgaaggccATCGTGTCGGAGAGCAGCagcggagcaggaggaggagcagcagcagcagcaggaggaggaggaggaggtttccCCCCCGAGCGTCCAGACAAACCCGAGAGGCCTTCGAGGGAGAGAGATCACAACATGGGGAGGTCCGCCTCGCCGTCACCGCTTCAC GAACTCAACCACACTCCCTCCCACCGAACCCGGGGTAATGTTAGGGCCGATCAGGACGCTCACCCAgacacctcttcctcctcctccaccacctcctcagcTTATCCCTCGGTAGCCTCGTGCATCTCTGATTGGGAGCACAGGTTCCCCGTAACCGCGGCCAGCCACGCTACGCACTCTGGGACTCCCCCGTGCACGAGCCGGACGCCGGCCGCGTGCCGCGGTGCCAGCAGCGTGGGGCGCAGGAGAGGCCACCGCTGGGCCGCGGAGACCGAGGCCGCCGCGCCGACCGTCTATGGGCTAGACCTTGAGCCAGGCACaagg GGCAACGTTTTTAAGACGAGAGGCGGAGGACAGGCGGTGCAGTTCACTGACACAGAGACGCTAAAACAAGAGTGGCCATTAGCATCAAG TCGCAAGCGGCGTTCAGGCTCTGGAGAAGGAGCCTCACAGATGGAGGACATAGAAAACAGG GCTCCAGTTGCAAGCACAAGCTCAGGCTTTGGATATCaaaa ACGCAGGAAGCCTTATTAA
- the LOC120812450 gene encoding kinesin-like protein KIF23 isoform X4 has protein sequence MQRLNKGKTPRRPGPKKASNIEKDPVGVYCRIRPLGAENEECCVEMISSSTIQLHAPDGLKANRNGEYKETQYSFKKVFGINTTQMELFGDVSKPLIEDLIHCKNGLLFTYGVTGSGKTFTMTGSPGEGGLLPRCLDMLFNTIGPFQAKRFVFKPDEKNGMEIQGQVDALLERQKRDSQPSVPKTPSSRQRPDPEFADMISSEEACKSDNVDEDCCYSVFVSYIEIYNNYIYDLLEDAPFDPIRSKPPQSKILREDQNHNMYVAGCTEVEVKSTEEAFEIFWKGQKKRRIANTELNRESSRSHSVFTVKLAQAPLDADGDHILQDKNQVSVSQLCLVDLAGSERTSRTRAEGNRLREAGNINQSLMTLRTCMEVLRENQMCGTNKMVPYRDSKVTHLFKNYFDGEGKVRMIVCVNPKADDYEETMLVMRFAEMTQEVEVARPIDRPIYGLAAGRRHRARAFKDELSQRLEERGRPSSAVDDPALMNQLVESLPALPHFELLDPADDQSLPRLIEILERRLRVRQMMSEQFDKTATTLRSMVQQFDGQLNAKETFLQDQRCKLSEKEKIIISQKTELERLEKKSKTLEYKVDILQKTTDMYEQDKRSLRNELETREQRLQREQAERRRMEQRMQGMVTDTKHKWEKECERRVNAKQLEMQNKLWVKDEKLKQLKAIVSESSSGAGGGAAAAAGGGGGGFPPERPDKPERPSRERDHNMGRSASPSPLHAAAPVRPTHRRSHSAGGEKWVDHKPPSNLDLDTILQPILPNAIRVSTPNEKALSKCHKYVLRHQELASDGEIETKLIKGNVFKTRGGGQAVQFTDTETLKQEWPLASSRKRRSGSGEGASQMEDIENRAPVASTSSGFGYQKRRKPY, from the exons atgcAGAGACTAAA CAAAGGGAAGACTCCTCGGAGACCGGGCCCTAAAAAGGCCTCCAACATAGAGAAAGATCCTGTCGGG GTGTACTGTCGAATACGTCCACTCGGAGCAGAAAATGAGGAGTGTTGCGTTGAGATGATCAGCAGCTCCACCATACAGCTCCACGCTCCCGATGGGCTCAAAGCAAACCGCAACGGGGAGTACAAAGAG ACACAgtactcatttaaaaaagtatttGGTATTAATACCACTCAAATGGAGCTGtttggggacgtttccaagccTCTGATAGAGGACCTTATTCATTGTAAAAATG GGCTGCTGTTTACGTACGGTGTCACTGGAAGCGGTAAGACCTTCACCATGACCGGCTCACCTGGTGAGGGGGGGCTCCTCCCCCGCTGTCTAGATATGCTCTTCAACACCATCGGCCCCTTTCAGGCCAAAAGATTT GTGTTTAAACCGGATGAAAAAAACGGGATGGAGATCCAGGGTCAAGTTGATGCTCTCCTGGAGAGACAGAAGCGAGACAGTCAGCCGTCGGTGCCCAAAACGCCATCCTCCAG GCAGAGGCCCGACCCGGAGTTTGCGGATATGATCAGCTCAGAGGAGGCGTGCAAATCCGACAATGTGGACGAAGACTGTTGTTACAGCGTTTTTGTGTCCTACATCGAGATCTACAACAACTATATCTACGATCTCCTCGAAGATGCTCCGTTCGACCCCATCCGTTCAAA ACCGCCTCAATCCAAGATTCTCCGAGAAGATCAGAACCACAACATGTACGTGGCGGGCTGCACAGAAGTGGAGGTCAAATCGACGGAGGAGGCCTTTGAAATCTTTTGGAAAG gACAGAAGAAAAGGCGCATAGCAAACACTGAGCTTAACCGAGAATCCAGCCGCTCCCACAGCGTGTTCACGGTGAAGTTGGCCCAGGCGCCGCTCGATGCGGACGGGGACCACATTCTGCAG GACAAAAACCAGGTGAGCGTGAGCCAGCTGTGTCTGGTGGACCTGGCCGGCAGCGAACGCACCAGCAGAACCAGAGCGGAGGGAAACCGTCTCCGCGAAGCAG GCAACATCAACCAGTCCTTGATGACACTGCGCACATGCATGGAAGTCCTGCGTGAAAACCAGATGTGTGGAACTAATAAG ATGGTGCCATACAGGGACTCTAAAGTcacacatctgtttaaaaactACTTTGACGGAGAAGGAAAAGTCAGGATGATTGTGTGCGTCAACCCAAAGGCCGACGACTATGAAGAAACTATG cTGGTAATGCGATTTGCGGAGATGAcccaggaggtggaggtggcgcGGCCCATCGACCGGCCGATCTACGGCCTGGCTGCAGGTCGCAGACACCGAGCCCGGGCCTTCAAGGACGAGCTGTCGCAGCGTCTGGAAGAGCGAGGCCGTCCAAGCAGTGCCG TAGACGACCCGGCTCTCATGAATCAGCTGGTGGAAAGCCTTCCGGCTCTGCCTCACTTTGAGCTGCTGGACCCGGCAGACGATCAGTCGCTGCCTCGCCTCATCGAGATCCTGGAACGGAGGCTTCGTGTCCGTCAGATGATGTCGGAGCAATTTGACAAAACCG CCACCACGCTGAGGTCTATGGTTCAGCAGTTTGACGGTCAGTTAAATGCGAAAGAGACGTTCCTCCAAGATCAACGGTGCAAACTGAGCGAGAAAGAAAAGATCATCATCAGCCAGAAGACGGAGCTGGAACGATTAGAGAAAAAATCCAAGACGCTGGAATACAAG GTGGACATCCTGCAGAAGACCACGGACATGTACGAGCAGGACAAGCGATCGCTTCGGAACGAGCTGGAGACGCGAGAGCAGCGGCTGCAGAGGGAGCAGGCGGAGAGGAGGCGCATGGAGCAGCGCATGCAGGGCATGGTGACCGACACCAAGCACAAGTGGGAGAAGGAGTGT GAGAGAAGAGTGAACGCCAAGCAGCTGGAGATGCAAAACAAGTTGTGGGTGAAGGATGAAAagctgaagcagctgaaggccATCGTGTCGGAGAGCAGCagcggagcaggaggaggagcagcagcagcagcaggaggaggaggaggaggtttccCCCCCGAGCGTCCAGACAAACCCGAGAGGCCTTCGAGGGAGAGAGATCACAACATGGGGAGGTCCGCCTCGCCGTCACCGCTTCAC GCGGCCGCTCCGGTCCGCCCGACGCACCGGCGCTCTCACTCTGCGGGTGGGGAGAAATGGGTAGACCACAAACCACCTTCTAATTTGGACCTAGACACGATCTTGCAGCCAATCTTGCCCAATGCAATCAGGGTGTCGACCCCGAATGAGAAAGCTCTGTCCAAATGCCACAAGTATGTGCTGAGACATCAAGAGCTTGCCTCAGACGGGGAGATCGAGACCAAGTTGATCAAG GGCAACGTTTTTAAGACGAGAGGCGGAGGACAGGCGGTGCAGTTCACTGACACAGAGACGCTAAAACAAGAGTGGCCATTAGCATCAAG TCGCAAGCGGCGTTCAGGCTCTGGAGAAGGAGCCTCACAGATGGAGGACATAGAAAACAGG GCTCCAGTTGCAAGCACAAGCTCAGGCTTTGGATATCaaaa ACGCAGGAAGCCTTATTAA
- the LOC120812450 gene encoding kinesin-like protein KIF23 isoform X1 — MQRLNKGKTPRRPGPKKASNIEKDPVGVYCRIRPLGAENEECCVEMISSSTIQLHAPDGLKANRNGEYKETQYSFKKVFGINTTQMELFGDVSKPLIEDLIHCKNGLLFTYGVTGSGKTFTMTGSPGEGGLLPRCLDMLFNTIGPFQAKRFVFKPDEKNGMEIQGQVDALLERQKRDSQPSVPKTPSSRQRPDPEFADMISSEEACKSDNVDEDCCYSVFVSYIEIYNNYIYDLLEDAPFDPIRSKPPQSKILREDQNHNMYVAGCTEVEVKSTEEAFEIFWKGQKKRRIANTELNRESSRSHSVFTVKLAQAPLDADGDHILQDKNQVSVSQLCLVDLAGSERTSRTRAEGNRLREAGNINQSLMTLRTCMEVLRENQMCGTNKMVPYRDSKVTHLFKNYFDGEGKVRMIVCVNPKADDYEETMLVMRFAEMTQEVEVARPIDRPIYGLAAGRRHRARAFKDELSQRLEERGRPSSAVDDPALMNQLVESLPALPHFELLDPADDQSLPRLIEILERRLRVRQMMSEQFDKTATTLRSMVQQFDGQLNAKETFLQDQRCKLSEKEKIIISQKTELERLEKKSKTLEYKVDILQKTTDMYEQDKRSLRNELETREQRLQREQAERRRMEQRMQGMVTDTKHKWEKECERRVNAKQLEMQNKLWVKDEKLKQLKAIVSESSSGAGGGAAAAAGGGGGGFPPERPDKPERPSRERDHNMGRSASPSPLHELNHTPSHRTRGNVRADQDAHPDTSSSSSTTSSAYPSVASCISDWEHRFPVTAASHATHSGTPPCTSRTPAACRGASSVGRRRGHRWAAETEAAAPTVYGLDLEPGTRAAAPVRPTHRRSHSAGGEKWVDHKPPSNLDLDTILQPILPNAIRVSTPNEKALSKCHKYVLRHQELASDGEIETKLIKGNVFKTRGGGQAVQFTDTETLKQEWPLASSRKRRSGSGEGASQMEDIENRAPVASTSSGFGYQKRRKPY, encoded by the exons atgcAGAGACTAAA CAAAGGGAAGACTCCTCGGAGACCGGGCCCTAAAAAGGCCTCCAACATAGAGAAAGATCCTGTCGGG GTGTACTGTCGAATACGTCCACTCGGAGCAGAAAATGAGGAGTGTTGCGTTGAGATGATCAGCAGCTCCACCATACAGCTCCACGCTCCCGATGGGCTCAAAGCAAACCGCAACGGGGAGTACAAAGAG ACACAgtactcatttaaaaaagtatttGGTATTAATACCACTCAAATGGAGCTGtttggggacgtttccaagccTCTGATAGAGGACCTTATTCATTGTAAAAATG GGCTGCTGTTTACGTACGGTGTCACTGGAAGCGGTAAGACCTTCACCATGACCGGCTCACCTGGTGAGGGGGGGCTCCTCCCCCGCTGTCTAGATATGCTCTTCAACACCATCGGCCCCTTTCAGGCCAAAAGATTT GTGTTTAAACCGGATGAAAAAAACGGGATGGAGATCCAGGGTCAAGTTGATGCTCTCCTGGAGAGACAGAAGCGAGACAGTCAGCCGTCGGTGCCCAAAACGCCATCCTCCAG GCAGAGGCCCGACCCGGAGTTTGCGGATATGATCAGCTCAGAGGAGGCGTGCAAATCCGACAATGTGGACGAAGACTGTTGTTACAGCGTTTTTGTGTCCTACATCGAGATCTACAACAACTATATCTACGATCTCCTCGAAGATGCTCCGTTCGACCCCATCCGTTCAAA ACCGCCTCAATCCAAGATTCTCCGAGAAGATCAGAACCACAACATGTACGTGGCGGGCTGCACAGAAGTGGAGGTCAAATCGACGGAGGAGGCCTTTGAAATCTTTTGGAAAG gACAGAAGAAAAGGCGCATAGCAAACACTGAGCTTAACCGAGAATCCAGCCGCTCCCACAGCGTGTTCACGGTGAAGTTGGCCCAGGCGCCGCTCGATGCGGACGGGGACCACATTCTGCAG GACAAAAACCAGGTGAGCGTGAGCCAGCTGTGTCTGGTGGACCTGGCCGGCAGCGAACGCACCAGCAGAACCAGAGCGGAGGGAAACCGTCTCCGCGAAGCAG GCAACATCAACCAGTCCTTGATGACACTGCGCACATGCATGGAAGTCCTGCGTGAAAACCAGATGTGTGGAACTAATAAG ATGGTGCCATACAGGGACTCTAAAGTcacacatctgtttaaaaactACTTTGACGGAGAAGGAAAAGTCAGGATGATTGTGTGCGTCAACCCAAAGGCCGACGACTATGAAGAAACTATG cTGGTAATGCGATTTGCGGAGATGAcccaggaggtggaggtggcgcGGCCCATCGACCGGCCGATCTACGGCCTGGCTGCAGGTCGCAGACACCGAGCCCGGGCCTTCAAGGACGAGCTGTCGCAGCGTCTGGAAGAGCGAGGCCGTCCAAGCAGTGCCG TAGACGACCCGGCTCTCATGAATCAGCTGGTGGAAAGCCTTCCGGCTCTGCCTCACTTTGAGCTGCTGGACCCGGCAGACGATCAGTCGCTGCCTCGCCTCATCGAGATCCTGGAACGGAGGCTTCGTGTCCGTCAGATGATGTCGGAGCAATTTGACAAAACCG CCACCACGCTGAGGTCTATGGTTCAGCAGTTTGACGGTCAGTTAAATGCGAAAGAGACGTTCCTCCAAGATCAACGGTGCAAACTGAGCGAGAAAGAAAAGATCATCATCAGCCAGAAGACGGAGCTGGAACGATTAGAGAAAAAATCCAAGACGCTGGAATACAAG GTGGACATCCTGCAGAAGACCACGGACATGTACGAGCAGGACAAGCGATCGCTTCGGAACGAGCTGGAGACGCGAGAGCAGCGGCTGCAGAGGGAGCAGGCGGAGAGGAGGCGCATGGAGCAGCGCATGCAGGGCATGGTGACCGACACCAAGCACAAGTGGGAGAAGGAGTGT GAGAGAAGAGTGAACGCCAAGCAGCTGGAGATGCAAAACAAGTTGTGGGTGAAGGATGAAAagctgaagcagctgaaggccATCGTGTCGGAGAGCAGCagcggagcaggaggaggagcagcagcagcagcaggaggaggaggaggaggtttccCCCCCGAGCGTCCAGACAAACCCGAGAGGCCTTCGAGGGAGAGAGATCACAACATGGGGAGGTCCGCCTCGCCGTCACCGCTTCAC GAACTCAACCACACTCCCTCCCACCGAACCCGGGGTAATGTTAGGGCCGATCAGGACGCTCACCCAgacacctcttcctcctcctccaccacctcctcagcTTATCCCTCGGTAGCCTCGTGCATCTCTGATTGGGAGCACAGGTTCCCCGTAACCGCGGCCAGCCACGCTACGCACTCTGGGACTCCCCCGTGCACGAGCCGGACGCCGGCCGCGTGCCGCGGTGCCAGCAGCGTGGGGCGCAGGAGAGGCCACCGCTGGGCCGCGGAGACCGAGGCCGCCGCGCCGACCGTCTATGGGCTAGACCTTGAGCCAGGCACaagg GCGGCCGCTCCGGTCCGCCCGACGCACCGGCGCTCTCACTCTGCGGGTGGGGAGAAATGGGTAGACCACAAACCACCTTCTAATTTGGACCTAGACACGATCTTGCAGCCAATCTTGCCCAATGCAATCAGGGTGTCGACCCCGAATGAGAAAGCTCTGTCCAAATGCCACAAGTATGTGCTGAGACATCAAGAGCTTGCCTCAGACGGGGAGATCGAGACCAAGTTGATCAAG GGCAACGTTTTTAAGACGAGAGGCGGAGGACAGGCGGTGCAGTTCACTGACACAGAGACGCTAAAACAAGAGTGGCCATTAGCATCAAG TCGCAAGCGGCGTTCAGGCTCTGGAGAAGGAGCCTCACAGATGGAGGACATAGAAAACAGG GCTCCAGTTGCAAGCACAAGCTCAGGCTTTGGATATCaaaa ACGCAGGAAGCCTTATTAA